One region of Termitidicoccus mucosus genomic DNA includes:
- a CDS encoding cbb3-type cytochrome c oxidase subunit II, which produces MNRAPLLFLGIFFTLAFSWTGIVLINQISYGRLQPVYDENEDKTFPLALPGLAAEGKLVYQDLGCIYCHTQQVRRPGYGTDTLRNWGERQSVARDYIRDGRVLLGTMRTGPDLRNIGSRQVGDAGREWHYKHLYDPTITSPGSIMPPFAFLFETRKIVGEPSPKAIHRGLPPQYQPPAGYEIVPSHRAEALVEYLLNLKDTYTYPEETKRVYIDLNAPAAPPPAAAGATATGTAGTAPSSSGTAAPAAATGTTGTAAPAKEAAP; this is translated from the coding sequence ATGAATCGCGCCCCGCTCCTTTTCCTCGGCATCTTCTTCACGCTCGCCTTTTCCTGGACGGGCATCGTCCTCATCAACCAGATCAGCTACGGGCGCCTCCAGCCCGTTTACGACGAAAACGAGGACAAAACCTTCCCGCTCGCGCTCCCCGGCCTCGCCGCGGAAGGCAAGCTCGTTTACCAGGATCTCGGCTGCATCTATTGCCACACCCAGCAGGTCCGCCGTCCCGGCTACGGCACCGACACCCTTCGCAACTGGGGCGAGCGCCAGAGCGTGGCCCGCGACTACATCCGCGACGGGCGCGTCCTCCTCGGCACCATGCGCACCGGCCCCGACCTCCGCAACATCGGCTCCCGCCAGGTCGGCGACGCCGGGCGCGAATGGCATTACAAGCACCTCTACGATCCCACCATCACCTCGCCCGGCTCGATCATGCCGCCCTTCGCGTTCCTCTTCGAAACACGCAAGATTGTCGGCGAGCCCTCGCCCAAGGCGATCCACAGGGGCCTCCCTCCCCAATACCAGCCGCCCGCTGGCTACGAAATCGTCCCCTCCCACCGCGCCGAGGCCCTCGTCGAGTATCTCCTCAACCTGAAGGACACCTACACCTATCCCGAGGAGACCAAACGCGTTTACATCGACCTCAACGCCCCCGCCGCGCCGCCGCCCGCCGCGGCAGGAGCGACGGCGACCGGGACCGCCGGCACTGCGCCATCGTCATCCGGCACTGCCGCGCCTGCCGCCGCCACCGGGACCACCGGCACCGCCGCACCAGCCAAGGAGGCCGCTCCATGA
- a CDS encoding DUF3341 domain-containing protein: protein MAAQPNSLIATFETTADLMRAAETVRDAGYKHWDCITPFPVHGLDKAMGVARSRVPRFSLAGGITGFCTGMSMIWFMNRFDYPLVVGGKPFFSPMFAFPVSYELTILFTAFATIGGMLFLNRLPMHYHPVLKYDQIHRGLDDRFFIVIESRDPKFNLEATRALLEKAGGADITELEA, encoded by the coding sequence TGCGCGCGGCGGAGACGGTGCGTGACGCCGGTTACAAACACTGGGACTGCATCACGCCGTTTCCCGTCCACGGCCTGGACAAGGCCATGGGCGTGGCCCGCTCCCGCGTGCCGCGCTTCTCGCTTGCCGGCGGCATCACCGGCTTCTGCACGGGCATGTCGATGATCTGGTTCATGAACAGGTTCGACTACCCGCTGGTCGTGGGCGGCAAACCGTTCTTCAGCCCCATGTTCGCGTTTCCCGTCTCTTACGAGCTCACGATTCTTTTCACCGCCTTCGCCACCATCGGCGGCATGCTCTTCCTCAACCGCCTGCCGATGCACTACCACCCGGTGCTCAAATACGACCAAATCCACCGCGGCCTCGACGACCGGTTTTTCATCGTCATCGAGTCCCGCGATCCGAAGTTCAACCTCGAAGCCACCCGCGCCCTGCTCGAAAAGGCCGGCGGCGCCGACATCACCGAACTGGAAGCCTGA
- a CDS encoding RDD family protein, translating into MEQIKIWIREGLLSPHTLAIKTGETTWKKLYSYPEFFAIGPTQPPFSTTELSSTHPPGAPYLSRPAMPFQAGTVPGAFNGAHSSRPPVGVTSLPIVQHDGVRIALPADRIMAALVDGLMWMLSLLPLWFCLTLYFSGAVTNWASLKWAVLFPFATAISCLVIQGWMQAARGQSIGKSLLRLRIVPSTSDDEPPGFVTGVIVRWLLMWLFYLFPVVALVDFFFLFRDDRRCLHDHLADTRVIVMDE; encoded by the coding sequence GTGGAACAAATTAAAATTTGGATCAGGGAAGGTCTGCTTTCGCCTCACACTCTCGCAATCAAGACCGGCGAGACGACTTGGAAAAAATTATATTCGTATCCGGAATTCTTTGCGATCGGCCCGACCCAGCCGCCCTTCTCGACCACCGAGTTGTCATCCACTCATCCCCCGGGAGCGCCGTATCTCTCCCGCCCGGCCATGCCGTTTCAAGCCGGAACGGTGCCGGGCGCATTCAATGGCGCGCACAGTTCCAGGCCCCCGGTGGGCGTCACAAGTCTGCCGATTGTGCAGCACGATGGAGTGCGAATCGCCCTGCCGGCGGACCGGATAATGGCCGCCCTCGTGGACGGGTTGATGTGGATGCTGAGCCTGCTGCCTTTGTGGTTCTGCCTGACGCTGTATTTTTCCGGCGCGGTGACCAACTGGGCGTCCTTGAAGTGGGCCGTCCTGTTTCCCTTCGCCACGGCGATCTCCTGCCTCGTTATCCAGGGATGGATGCAGGCCGCGCGCGGCCAGAGCATAGGCAAAAGCCTCCTGCGTCTGCGCATCGTGCCTTCCACCAGCGATGACGAGCCGCCGGGATTCGTCACCGGCGTGATCGTGCGCTGGCTGCTGATGTGGCTGTTTTATCTGTTTCCCGTCGTCGCCCTGGTGGATTTCTTTTTTCTCTTCCGCGACGACCGCCGCTGCCTGCACGACCATCTGGCCGACACCCGCGTCATCGTCATGGACGAGTGA
- a CDS encoding FAD-dependent thymidylate synthase encodes MNVTGLAIVPPPTAADQPRVTPELLASVLARYSRSNDGLANILAKVDLANPDASIDRILKFVDYGHASIGGLTGGLAIALDGVSMWLAYKIFELAQMADGQESSTRYITMAPASLPAPADLGIPADLADRWQDVMARAFAAYQQEYARLDALAIAQPGLIRLPADAKPAVVTRLRKNYALDRARYFIPFATRTNLALVQSSRMWAQLVRQLDSLPQPEARAAAALLRAELLKQSPRLMRHSAAEKSCEETFRAELAASCALGLERLSTAPLADETWVHVERATPPFLAETQGVADALRHRVNRYGQQGAATRRMRVAFAFNNLSIAELRDLNRHRTGHRFTPLIQAGFYLPPEIGHAGHAGHAALLADQAALTRELMQRGSPAYLYSLLLGAQTPFEHSTHADKFIYEAELRTGMGAHFRYAEHLGAALRGFFEQVPEARAWVTEGTAEPE; translated from the coding sequence ATGAACGTCACCGGCCTCGCCATCGTCCCTCCGCCCACCGCCGCCGACCAGCCTAGGGTCACCCCCGAGCTTCTCGCCTCCGTGCTCGCCCGCTACTCGCGCAGCAACGACGGCCTCGCCAACATCCTCGCCAAGGTCGATCTCGCCAACCCCGACGCCTCCATCGACCGCATCCTCAAATTCGTCGATTACGGACACGCCTCCATCGGCGGCCTCACCGGCGGCCTCGCCATCGCCCTCGACGGCGTCTCCATGTGGCTCGCCTATAAAATCTTCGAGCTTGCCCAGATGGCCGACGGGCAGGAGTCCAGCACGCGCTACATCACGATGGCCCCGGCCAGCCTGCCCGCGCCCGCCGACCTCGGCATCCCCGCCGATCTCGCCGACCGCTGGCAGGACGTGATGGCCCGCGCCTTCGCCGCCTACCAGCAGGAATACGCCCGCCTCGACGCCCTCGCCATCGCGCAGCCCGGCCTCATCCGGCTTCCCGCCGACGCGAAACCCGCCGTCGTCACGCGCCTCCGCAAAAACTACGCCCTCGACCGCGCCCGCTATTTCATCCCCTTCGCCACGCGCACCAACCTCGCCCTCGTGCAAAGCTCGCGCATGTGGGCGCAGCTTGTCCGCCAGCTCGATTCGCTGCCGCAACCCGAGGCCCGCGCCGCCGCCGCGCTTCTCCGCGCCGAACTCCTGAAACAATCCCCGCGCCTCATGCGCCACAGCGCGGCCGAGAAATCCTGCGAGGAAACCTTCCGCGCCGAGCTTGCCGCCAGTTGCGCGCTCGGCCTCGAACGACTCTCCACCGCGCCCCTTGCCGACGAGACCTGGGTGCATGTCGAGCGCGCCACGCCGCCCTTCCTCGCGGAAACGCAGGGTGTCGCCGACGCGCTCCGCCACCGCGTCAACCGCTACGGCCAGCAAGGCGCCGCCACCCGCCGCATGCGCGTGGCCTTTGCCTTCAACAACCTCTCCATCGCCGAACTCCGCGACCTCAACCGCCACCGCACCGGACACCGCTTCACGCCGCTCATCCAGGCCGGTTTCTACCTCCCGCCCGAAATCGGCCACGCCGGCCACGCCGGCCACGCCGCGCTTCTCGCCGACCAGGCCGCGCTCACCCGCGAGCTCATGCAGCGCGGCTCGCCCGCCTATCTTTATTCGCTGCTCCTCGGTGCGCAGACGCCTTTCGAGCACTCCACGCACGCCGACAAGTTCATCTACGAGGCCGAGCTTCGCACCGGCATGGGCGCGCACTTCCGCTACGCCGAGCACCTCGGCGCGGCCCTCCGCGGATTTTTCGAACAAGTCCCCGAAGCCCGGGCTTGGGTCACCGAAGGCACGGCCGAGCCGGAGTAA
- a CDS encoding cbb3-type cytochrome c oxidase subunit I, with translation MSTTPSLAASINPGSSPDIVARAELSEIDASTRIPAVFFLSSSVLWLLAGTAFALIASFKLHTPHFLGDLEWLTFGRARTAHLNTVVYGWSVNASFAVAFWLMARLSRSVLRHAGILMVAGVFWNIGVTAGVLGILAGDSTSVEWLEFPSYATPMLFVAYALVGAWAVITFRFGKSEHIYVSQWYILAALFWFPWLYSIAQIMIIFEPARGTVQALVNWWFAHNVLGLWFTPIGLGAIYYFLPKVLGKPIHSYYLSLLGFWSLAIFYNWAGVHHLVGGPVPAWVITAGIAASFMMVVPVVVTAINHHLTMIGSFGALKFSPTLRFIVFGAFNYTITSVIGSFQADRTVSETLHFTHFTVAHAHQGMYAFFTMVMFGSIYYILPRLLLREWPSAMLIRVHFWATAVGATVYVLGLSIGGAIQGWMMNALDAKGELLYPQFLDIMKATVPWLFSRSIAGMLVTVGHLAFAVNFCWMLFRKRAPQDTAPTLFRNPTEMEEVS, from the coding sequence ATGTCCACCACTCCCAGCCTCGCCGCCTCCATCAATCCCGGCAGTTCGCCCGACATCGTCGCGCGCGCCGAGTTGAGCGAGATCGATGCGTCCACGCGCATCCCCGCGGTCTTTTTCCTGAGTTCGTCCGTGCTCTGGCTGCTCGCCGGCACGGCCTTCGCCCTCATCGCCTCCTTCAAGCTCCACACGCCGCACTTCCTCGGCGATCTGGAATGGCTCACCTTTGGCCGCGCCCGCACCGCCCACCTCAACACCGTCGTTTACGGCTGGTCGGTCAATGCCTCCTTCGCCGTGGCGTTCTGGCTCATGGCGCGCCTGTCGCGTTCCGTCCTCCGCCACGCCGGCATCCTCATGGTCGCGGGGGTGTTCTGGAACATCGGCGTCACTGCCGGCGTGCTCGGCATCCTGGCCGGCGACTCCACCTCGGTCGAGTGGCTGGAGTTCCCCTCCTACGCCACGCCCATGCTCTTCGTCGCCTACGCCCTCGTCGGCGCGTGGGCCGTCATCACCTTCCGCTTCGGCAAGTCCGAGCACATCTACGTCTCGCAATGGTATATCCTGGCGGCGCTCTTCTGGTTTCCGTGGCTCTATTCCATCGCGCAGATCATGATCATCTTTGAGCCCGCGCGCGGCACCGTGCAGGCGCTCGTCAACTGGTGGTTCGCGCACAACGTCCTCGGCCTCTGGTTCACCCCCATCGGCCTCGGCGCGATCTATTATTTCCTGCCCAAGGTATTGGGAAAACCGATACATTCCTACTACCTCTCGCTTCTCGGCTTCTGGTCGCTCGCCATCTTCTACAACTGGGCCGGCGTGCACCACCTCGTCGGCGGCCCGGTCCCCGCGTGGGTCATCACCGCCGGGATCGCCGCCAGCTTCATGATGGTCGTGCCCGTCGTCGTCACCGCCATCAACCACCACCTCACGATGATCGGCAGCTTCGGCGCGCTGAAGTTCAGCCCCACGCTCCGCTTCATCGTCTTCGGCGCGTTCAACTACACCATCACCAGCGTCATCGGCTCCTTCCAGGCCGACCGCACCGTCAGCGAGACGCTCCACTTCACCCACTTCACCGTCGCCCATGCCCACCAGGGCATGTATGCCTTTTTCACGATGGTGATGTTCGGCTCCATCTACTACATCCTCCCGCGCCTCCTCCTCCGCGAATGGCCCTCGGCCATGCTCATCCGCGTGCATTTCTGGGCGACCGCGGTCGGCGCGACCGTCTACGTCCTCGGCCTCTCCATTGGCGGGGCCATCCAAGGCTGGATGATGAACGCCCTCGACGCCAAGGGCGAGCTGCTCTACCCGCAGTTCCTCGACATCATGAAGGCCACCGTCCCGTGGCTCTTCTCGCGCAGCATCGCCGGCATGCTCGTCACCGTCGGGCACCTCGCCTTCGCGGTGAATTTCTGCTGGATGCTCTTCCGCAAGCGCGCCCCGCAGGACACCGCGCCCACGCTTTTCCGCAACCCGACTGAAATGGAGGAGGTGTCATGA
- a CDS encoding c-type cytochrome: protein MSARNPSDNDPRIEQPGASDREIQSVHAILLREKNEPAEGYSPMPLLLTFFVCAMFIGVAIYFVNNLGGFSPLAYDERYTLEMGEAAARGGGAKAAVDPIAQGKKLFAICATCHQAAGTGVPGAYPPLAGSEWANGSEERVIRILLHGLTGELKVHGQTYNGNMPAFGPGGGYNWSDDKIAAVLTYVRQEWGNTGGPISAEQVTAIRTKGAAGRTKPWTQPELEAIP, encoded by the coding sequence ATGAGCGCGCGAAACCCCTCGGACAACGACCCGCGCATCGAGCAACCCGGCGCGAGCGACCGCGAAATCCAAAGCGTGCACGCCATTCTCCTGCGCGAGAAAAACGAGCCGGCCGAAGGCTATTCGCCCATGCCGCTGCTCCTCACCTTCTTTGTCTGCGCGATGTTCATCGGCGTCGCCATCTACTTCGTCAACAACCTCGGCGGCTTCAGCCCGCTCGCCTACGACGAGCGCTACACCCTCGAAATGGGCGAGGCCGCCGCCCGCGGCGGCGGCGCAAAGGCCGCGGTGGACCCCATTGCCCAAGGCAAAAAACTCTTCGCCATCTGCGCCACCTGCCACCAGGCGGCCGGCACCGGCGTCCCCGGCGCCTACCCGCCGCTGGCCGGCTCCGAGTGGGCCAACGGCAGCGAGGAGCGCGTCATCCGCATCCTCCTGCACGGCCTGACCGGCGAACTGAAAGTCCACGGCCAGACCTACAACGGCAACATGCCCGCCTTCGGTCCCGGCGGCGGTTACAATTGGAGCGACGACAAAATCGCCGCCGTGCTGACCTATGTCCGCCAAGAGTGGGGCAACACCGGCGGTCCGATTTCCGCCGAGCAGGTCACCGCCATCCGCACCAAAGGCGCGGCCGGCCGCACCAAGCCCTGGACCCAGCCCGAACTCGAAGCCATCCCGTAG
- a CDS encoding D-glycero-alpha-D-manno-heptose-1,7-bisphosphate 7-phosphatase yields MRKALFLDRDGTLILDKCYLSDPAGVELIPGVVEGLRRVRTLGYLLFLHTNQSGIGRGYYTLEDAVRCNERMEELIALPPVPLFADICIAPESSDQPVVYRKPSPRFLLESIRRHGLDPAQCWMVGDRESDIRAGLNAGIRAAALCTGELTRGDWERLGFPDVPVYPDFGGFAASLG; encoded by the coding sequence ATGCGCAAGGCTCTTTTTCTCGATCGCGACGGCACGCTCATCCTCGACAAATGCTATCTCTCCGATCCCGCCGGGGTGGAGTTGATCCCCGGCGTCGTCGAGGGGCTGCGACGCGTCCGGACGCTGGGCTACCTGTTATTCCTCCACACCAACCAGTCGGGCATCGGGCGCGGCTATTACACGCTGGAAGACGCGGTCCGATGCAACGAGCGCATGGAGGAACTCATCGCGCTGCCGCCCGTGCCGTTGTTCGCAGACATCTGCATCGCGCCGGAATCCAGCGACCAGCCCGTCGTTTACCGCAAGCCGTCGCCGCGCTTCCTCCTCGAATCCATCCGGCGCCACGGGCTCGATCCCGCGCAGTGCTGGATGGTGGGCGACCGCGAAAGCGACATCCGCGCCGGGCTCAACGCCGGCATTCGCGCGGCGGCGCTTTGCACGGGCGAATTGACCCGCGGGGATTGGGAACGGCTCGGATTTCCCGACGTGCCGGTGTATCCCGATTTTGGCGGCTTCGCCGCCAGTTTGGGTTGA
- a CDS encoding KamA family radical SAM protein: MIIANHTSQSLRPRKYRAIQRRDLDSLPQLSQLSDEDMLNMRAVSAVLPFRVNDYIVDELIDWDNVPADPMFQLSFPQSDMLAPADLAAMRGLIAANAPEAGQQALAREIQSRLNPHPAGQMEVNVPRLDDEPLPGMQHKYRETVLFFPSHGQTCHAYCTYCFRWAQFVGVDELKFASREAGNLARYLRRHQEVNCVLITGGDPMVMRSSVLARYIEPLLGLDHLMSIRIGTKSLAWWPYRYVTDPDADDTLRLFERVVKSGRHLAIMAHFSHPRELATRAVQEAIRRVRDTGAVIRCQAPLVRHVNDDALTWSNLWKRQIVLGLVPYYMFVERDTGPKNYFEVPLARAHEIFSKAWRRMSGLGRTVRGPSMSALPGKVLVDGIEEVNGEKVFVLKFVQGREPAWAGRVFFARFDPQATWLDQLKPAFGAKEFFFEPAMREIKEHHRAPAWSDRSRFVQQLSEFGHVEWM; the protein is encoded by the coding sequence ATGATCATCGCAAATCATACCAGCCAGTCCCTTCGTCCCCGGAAATATCGTGCCATCCAGCGGCGCGACCTCGATTCGCTCCCGCAGCTCAGCCAGTTGTCGGACGAGGACATGCTAAACATGAGAGCCGTGTCTGCGGTGCTCCCGTTCCGGGTCAACGACTACATCGTGGACGAACTGATCGACTGGGACAACGTCCCCGCGGACCCGATGTTCCAGCTCAGTTTCCCGCAGTCCGACATGCTTGCGCCCGCCGACCTCGCCGCCATGCGCGGCCTCATCGCCGCGAATGCGCCGGAAGCCGGGCAGCAGGCGCTCGCCCGCGAGATCCAGTCCCGCTTGAATCCGCATCCCGCCGGCCAGATGGAGGTCAATGTGCCGCGCCTCGACGACGAGCCGCTGCCCGGCATGCAGCACAAATACCGCGAGACCGTGCTCTTTTTCCCCAGCCACGGGCAGACCTGCCACGCCTATTGCACCTACTGCTTCCGCTGGGCGCAGTTTGTCGGCGTGGACGAACTCAAGTTCGCCAGCCGCGAGGCTGGCAACCTCGCGCGCTACCTGCGCCGCCATCAGGAGGTCAACTGCGTGCTCATCACCGGCGGCGATCCCATGGTCATGCGCTCGTCCGTGCTCGCGCGCTACATCGAGCCGCTGCTCGGGCTCGACCACCTCATGAGCATCCGCATCGGCACGAAGTCGCTCGCCTGGTGGCCGTATCGCTACGTGACCGATCCCGATGCCGACGACACGCTGCGCCTCTTCGAGCGGGTGGTGAAAAGCGGGCGCCATCTCGCCATCATGGCGCACTTCAGCCATCCGCGCGAACTCGCCACCCGCGCCGTGCAGGAGGCGATCCGCCGCGTCCGCGACACCGGCGCGGTCATCCGCTGCCAGGCCCCGCTCGTGCGCCATGTCAACGACGACGCGCTGACTTGGAGCAATCTCTGGAAACGCCAGATCGTGCTCGGGCTCGTGCCTTACTACATGTTTGTCGAGCGCGACACCGGCCCGAAAAACTACTTCGAGGTGCCGCTCGCCCGCGCCCACGAAATTTTCTCAAAGGCGTGGCGCCGCATGTCCGGGCTCGGACGCACAGTGCGCGGCCCGTCGATGTCCGCCCTGCCCGGCAAGGTGCTCGTTGACGGCATCGAGGAGGTCAACGGCGAGAAAGTCTTCGTCCTGAAATTCGTGCAAGGCCGCGAGCCAGCCTGGGCCGGGCGGGTCTTTTTTGCGCGTTTTGATCCGCAGGCCACCTGGCTCGACCAGCTCAAGCCGGCGTTTGGGGCGAAGGAATTTTTCTTCGAGCCCGCGATGCGCGAAATCAAGGAGCACCATCGCGCCCCCGCCTGGAGCGACCGCTCGCGCTTCGTGCAGCAACTCTCCGAGTTCGGCCACGTGGAGTGGATGTGA
- the mntR gene encoding manganese-binding transcriptional regulator MntR has product MPAKASKRKPSPAANPPSGRPMQADGMRSTRAAHAMETAEDYVEAIADLIAGMGEARVTDLARMLGVSHVTVNRTISRLQRDGFVTSQPYRAIFLTDTGRELAKDARARHETVFNFLRLIGVPEKAAHLDAEGIEHHVSPETMRAFERALKEK; this is encoded by the coding sequence ATGCCCGCAAAAGCCTCGAAACGCAAACCCTCCCCTGCCGCCAACCCTCCTTCCGGACGTCCCATGCAGGCTGACGGCATGCGCAGCACCCGCGCGGCACACGCGATGGAGACAGCGGAGGATTATGTGGAGGCCATCGCCGACCTGATCGCGGGCATGGGCGAGGCGCGCGTCACCGATCTGGCGCGCATGCTCGGCGTGTCGCATGTCACGGTCAACCGCACCATCTCGCGCCTGCAACGCGACGGCTTTGTGACTTCGCAGCCTTATCGCGCGATCTTTTTGACCGACACCGGACGCGAACTCGCAAAGGACGCGCGGGCGCGGCACGAGACCGTGTTTAATTTTCTGCGGCTCATCGGCGTGCCGGAAAAGGCCGCGCATCTCGATGCCGAGGGCATCGAGCATCACGTGAGCCCCGAAACCATGCGCGCCTTCGAACGGGCGCTGAAGGAAAAGTAG
- a CDS encoding c-type cytochrome: MRYAYLALALFCVALVSILGFRGMTSTRPPNEVFPNTFFPEMSRQAKFKPQASTPFFADGRTDRPLPAGVVPRGELREDDFLYQGKDAKGEFARGFPEEILINAQLMARGQERYNIYCIPCHGALGDGNGITKSYGMGTTPTYHDDRLRQMPEGEIFNTITHGKGTMMSYADKLSPQDRWAVIAYVRALQRAETGAPADVPPSHKPELGLK; the protein is encoded by the coding sequence ATGCGCTACGCCTACCTCGCACTCGCCCTCTTCTGCGTGGCCCTCGTGTCCATCCTCGGCTTTCGCGGCATGACCTCGACCAGGCCGCCCAACGAGGTGTTTCCCAACACGTTTTTTCCCGAGATGAGCCGCCAGGCGAAATTCAAGCCGCAGGCCTCCACTCCCTTCTTCGCGGACGGGCGCACCGACCGCCCGCTGCCCGCCGGCGTCGTCCCGCGCGGCGAGCTTCGCGAGGACGATTTTCTCTATCAGGGAAAAGATGCGAAGGGCGAATTCGCCCGCGGGTTTCCCGAGGAAATCCTCATCAACGCCCAGCTCATGGCGCGCGGCCAGGAACGCTACAACATCTACTGCATTCCCTGCCACGGCGCGCTGGGCGACGGCAACGGCATCACCAAATCCTACGGCATGGGCACCACGCCCACCTACCACGACGACCGCCTCCGCCAGATGCCCGAGGGTGAGATCTTCAACACCATCACCCACGGCAAAGGCACCATGATGTCCTACGCGGACAAACTCTCCCCGCAGGACCGCTGGGCCGTCATCGCCTACGTGCGCGCCCTCCAGCGCGCCGAAACCGGCGCGCCCGCCGACGTGCCGCCCAGCCACAAACCGGAGCTAGGACTGAAATGA
- a CDS encoding RsmB/NOP family class I SAM-dependent RNA methyltransferase encodes MLPETPTPALIRHAHSQARTFLALFNELRPHLHADRNLPARIQQRLARERRFGSRDRRLYRELLYTAIRHLPWFENALVATDAFTPAAASPAASPFHALLWLAADSPATLPLKRALLLAAPPAPPAPTERAAFLGLDAAGLLPAWFRSHCPEAFASPNLDALNTRAPLWLRLQTDEPAPVLAEFDALGWPHRASPELAGALELLFPDADITKTDAYQRGLVEIQDLGSQLILPIALAKIAAAPALPLRWLDACAGAGGKTLQLARLLGPAAQIEAADPRSDALAELARRAARARLKNIRVLPPSQPPAALYDAILVDAPCSGTGTWRRAPHLKWTTTEADIRAAARLQLEILARHAPRVCPGGFLIYATCSLSRHENEAVATRFLEAHPSFRLLHSETLLPAARNTDGFHVSVFRKQASPAVEV; translated from the coding sequence ATGCTGCCGGAAACACCGACTCCCGCCTTGATCCGCCACGCCCACAGCCAGGCCCGCACCTTTCTCGCGCTCTTCAATGAGCTGCGCCCGCATCTCCACGCCGACCGCAATCTCCCCGCGCGCATCCAGCAGCGCCTCGCCCGCGAGCGTCGTTTCGGCAGCCGCGACCGCCGCCTCTATCGCGAGCTCCTTTACACCGCCATCCGCCATCTGCCATGGTTTGAAAACGCCCTTGTTGCCACCGACGCTTTCACGCCCGCCGCGGCGTCTCCCGCCGCGAGCCCGTTCCATGCCCTCCTCTGGCTCGCCGCCGATTCCCCCGCCACGCTCCCGCTCAAGCGCGCGCTCCTCCTCGCCGCTCCGCCCGCTCCCCCGGCGCCCACCGAACGCGCCGCGTTTCTCGGTCTCGATGCCGCCGGCCTGCTTCCCGCGTGGTTCCGCAGCCATTGCCCGGAGGCGTTCGCTTCGCCCAACCTCGACGCCCTCAACACCCGCGCCCCGCTCTGGCTCCGCCTGCAAACCGACGAGCCCGCGCCCGTCCTCGCCGAATTCGACGCCCTCGGCTGGCCGCACCGTGCCTCTCCCGAACTCGCAGGCGCGCTCGAACTCCTCTTCCCCGACGCCGACATCACAAAAACCGACGCCTACCAACGCGGTCTCGTCGAAATCCAGGACCTCGGCTCCCAACTCATCCTTCCCATCGCCCTGGCCAAAATCGCCGCCGCCCCGGCCCTTCCTCTCCGCTGGCTCGATGCCTGCGCCGGCGCCGGCGGCAAAACCCTCCAGCTCGCCCGCCTCCTCGGTCCCGCCGCGCAAATCGAGGCCGCCGACCCGCGCTCCGACGCCCTTGCCGAGCTTGCCCGCCGCGCCGCCCGCGCCCGTCTGAAAAACATCCGCGTCCTGCCCCCCTCGCAACCGCCCGCCGCGCTCTACGACGCGATCCTCGTCGATGCCCCGTGCAGCGGCACCGGCACGTGGCGCCGCGCCCCGCACCTCAAATGGACGACCACCGAGGCCGACATCCGCGCCGCCGCGCGCCTCCAGCTCGAAATCCTCGCGCGCCACGCCCCGCGCGTCTGCCCCGGTGGCTTCCTCATCTACGCCACCTGCTCCCTCAGCCGCCACGAAAACGAAGCCGTCGCCACCCGGTTTCTCGAAGCGCATCCCTCCTTCCGTCTCCTCCACTCCGAAACCCTCCTCCCCGCCGCCCGCAACACCGACGGCTTCCACGTCTCCGTTTTTCGAAAGCAGGCTTCGCCGGCCGTTGAAGTTTAA